From a region of the Bacillus marinisedimentorum genome:
- a CDS encoding metallophosphoesterase translates to MWKLAHLDYITEEVFEFEEFPADFGKITLFFISDIHRRTVSPELIEKVKKKADLVIIGGDLAEKGVPISRIETNIKTIKEAGPVYFVWGNNDYEIDYHMLDAILHDNRVKILDNTSVSFESGNGEKLHLLGVDDLNQKRDRLDLALQDSGQGFKILVSHDPRISHKIKAEDRISLILSGHTHGGQIRLGPWGLYKPGGLTRRSNTALFISNGYGTTAIPLRLGVPAQTHLITLQSGHAYKADNG, encoded by the coding sequence ATGTGGAAACTGGCGCACCTTGACTATATAACTGAGGAAGTTTTCGAATTTGAGGAATTTCCAGCTGATTTTGGAAAAATCACATTGTTTTTCATCTCTGATATCCATAGAAGAACGGTTTCTCCGGAATTAATCGAAAAAGTGAAAAAGAAAGCCGATCTCGTTATTATTGGAGGAGACCTCGCTGAAAAGGGAGTCCCGATAAGCAGGATTGAAACGAACATCAAAACGATAAAAGAGGCGGGGCCTGTCTATTTTGTTTGGGGCAACAATGATTATGAAATAGACTATCATATGCTTGATGCCATTTTGCATGATAATCGTGTTAAAATACTGGATAATACGAGTGTCTCATTTGAATCCGGCAATGGAGAAAAGCTTCACCTTCTGGGTGTCGACGATTTGAACCAGAAACGGGACAGGCTTGACCTTGCTCTTCAAGATTCAGGCCAAGGGTTTAAAATCCTTGTCAGTCACGATCCCCGAATCTCTCATAAAATAAAGGCTGAAGACAGAATCAGCCTCATATTGAGCGGTCATACACACGGCGGCCAAATAAGGCTTGGCCCATGGGGGTTATATAAACCAGGCGGCTTAACCCGCCGCAGCAATACCGCCCTATTCATCAGCAACGGCTATGGGACGACTGCAATACCGCTGAGACTGGGCGTTCCGGCACAAACCCATTTGATTACACTGCAAAGCGGACATGCCTATAAAGCAGATAATGGATAA
- a CDS encoding CBS domain-containing protein has product MFVKSVMKDKEKCYTAHLGDSLENALAKLEDYAIDGLPVLDGEKFIGVLTRYQIYRHYFEGSQTKGDYLKNVKVEEIVREGLKVDKEEVFERTLILLKDAPLVAVVDDEDNFLGIVTRADGLVQFESAFGVNTPGIRIALTSVETEGRIKRLADIVRQFHENIISLATFDETDKLVRRIVLKVEKKDNLDGFIKKLEQSGFRILDIKEL; this is encoded by the coding sequence ATGTTTGTAAAAAGTGTGATGAAAGACAAGGAAAAGTGCTATACGGCACATTTGGGTGATTCTCTCGAGAATGCACTGGCTAAGCTGGAGGACTATGCCATCGACGGACTGCCTGTCTTGGACGGCGAAAAGTTCATCGGGGTTTTGACAAGATATCAAATCTATAGGCATTATTTTGAAGGGAGCCAGACGAAGGGTGACTATTTAAAAAATGTAAAAGTGGAAGAAATCGTTAGGGAAGGGTTAAAAGTAGATAAGGAAGAGGTCTTTGAAAGGACTCTTATCCTTCTGAAGGACGCGCCTCTTGTAGCGGTAGTGGATGATGAGGATAACTTCCTTGGTATCGTGACAAGAGCAGACGGGCTTGTTCAATTTGAAAGTGCATTCGGCGTAAACACACCGGGTATCAGGATTGCACTGACCTCTGTTGAAACGGAAGGAAGAATCAAAAGGCTTGCTGATATCGTCAGGCAGTTCCACGAGAACATCATCTCCCTTGCCACGTTTGATGAAACGGATAAACTTGTCCGCCGGATCGTCCTTAAAGTTGAGAAAAAGGATAACCTTGACGGCTTTATCAAAAAGCTTGAACAGTCAGGGTTCCGTATACTCGACATAAAAGAACTGTAA
- a CDS encoding spore coat associated protein CotJA, translating into MYTLRKAYRPYISPFDPCRPMTVKTYVTPPNLYIGFQPYGLQQYPLKEALYRGTLWCAFYDPYPGTDRSGEED; encoded by the coding sequence ATGTATACGCTTCGCAAAGCATACCGGCCTTATATAAGCCCGTTTGATCCATGCCGGCCGATGACGGTTAAAACGTATGTAACACCGCCCAACCTGTATATCGGCTTCCAGCCGTACGGCCTGCAGCAGTATCCGCTTAAAGAAGCGCTCTACAGGGGGACACTCTGGTGCGCCTTCTATGATCCTTACCCGGGGACCGACCGCAGCGGAGAGGAGGATTAA
- a CDS encoding spore coat protein CotJB — MQKQLPEEFYRLMEDLQAVDFALVDLTLYLDTHPNDQQAIQQFNQLAKESKRLRKQVEKIYGPLLQFGKSFSGYPWDWKDSPWPWQI, encoded by the coding sequence ATGCAGAAACAACTTCCGGAGGAATTTTACAGATTGATGGAGGATTTGCAGGCAGTTGACTTTGCGCTTGTGGACTTAACGCTATATTTGGATACGCATCCCAATGATCAGCAGGCGATTCAACAATTCAATCAGCTTGCAAAGGAAAGCAAGCGACTCCGCAAGCAGGTAGAAAAAATTTATGGGCCATTGCTTCAATTCGGGAAAAGTTTTTCGGGTTATCCATGGGATTGGAAAGACTCTCCGTGGCCATGGCAAATTTAA
- a CDS encoding manganese catalase family protein — MWIYEKKLQYPVRVSTCNPTLAKFLIEQYGGADGELAAALRYLNQRYTIPDKVVGLLTDIGTEEFAHLEMIATMVYKLTKDATPEQMKAAGLGAHYANHDKALFYNNAAGSPWTATYIQAKGDPIADLYEDIAAEEKARATYQWLINLSDDPDLNDGLAFLREREVIHSQRFREAVEILKEERGKKQFF, encoded by the coding sequence TTGTGGATTTATGAAAAAAAGCTCCAATACCCGGTGAGGGTAAGTACATGCAACCCGACACTCGCAAAGTTTCTGATCGAGCAATACGGCGGTGCGGATGGCGAGCTGGCTGCAGCGCTCCGTTACTTGAACCAGCGCTATACAATACCGGACAAAGTTGTCGGTCTGTTGACTGATATAGGGACAGAAGAATTCGCTCATCTCGAAATGATCGCCACGATGGTATACAAACTGACCAAAGATGCGACACCAGAGCAGATGAAAGCCGCAGGCCTGGGGGCGCACTATGCCAATCACGACAAAGCACTCTTTTATAATAACGCTGCAGGCTCGCCTTGGACAGCAACATACATTCAAGCAAAGGGCGATCCGATTGCCGATCTTTATGAAGATATTGCAGCAGAAGAAAAAGCTCGGGCAACCTACCAGTGGCTCATCAATCTGTCGGATGACCCTGACTTGAACGATGGCCTCGCCTTTTTAAGGGAAAGGGAAGTCATTCATTCCCAGCGATTCAGGGAAGCGGTGGAAATCCTGAAAGAAGAACGCGGAAAAAAACAGTTTTTTTGA
- a CDS encoding DUF2663 family protein: MAVVPYVKSDLVAREAVNTLVGNKESLDKVSKRSVFFRWMLAVSAIFYAAYLALFLSYSPGSDADLIGDIILGRGNLLFLFILAVQYAVLLTYKMKEDMAKEEYENLRIEIISRSEEFWKTEDQWKERAEVFRYLKDFYEINLFHEN; encoded by the coding sequence ATGGCGGTAGTTCCTTATGTTAAAAGCGACTTGGTTGCGAGAGAAGCGGTCAATACGCTGGTCGGCAACAAAGAATCGCTTGATAAAGTCAGCAAGCGGTCGGTTTTCTTCAGGTGGATGCTCGCTGTTTCAGCGATCTTCTATGCAGCTTATCTCGCGTTGTTCCTTTCATACTCTCCTGGAAGTGATGCCGATCTTATCGGTGACATCATTTTAGGGAGAGGCAACCTTCTGTTTTTGTTCATCCTTGCCGTGCAGTATGCCGTTCTCCTTACATACAAGATGAAGGAAGACATGGCGAAGGAAGAGTATGAGAATCTGCGGATTGAAATCATCAGCCGAAGTGAAGAATTTTGGAAAACTGAAGATCAGTGGAAGGAACGGGCTGAGGTTTTCCGGTATCTGAAGGACTTTTATGAGATCAATCTTTTTCATGAAAATTAA
- a CDS encoding LysM peptidoglycan-binding domain-containing protein, whose protein sequence is MEKHNRRSHAPQAGALRRQSERLSGEQMPESENAGQREELPPRRAYHSRQKTKKKHRLKYPGIRLLVLLFIVLLLLIPYYTKFIEQIEGTEQIFSYKEDTDQQYDFAKSGQEAAVAEKQVSAETPDPPEESDTAAPDGRNGNGPDPANGTGEKDVPVQAEDRAPHEKERDTQPAPENSLKEDEQSYKIVYHKVKPEETLFRISMNYYGSRDGEELIRKWNGLSGNDIDSGQELKIPLPR, encoded by the coding sequence ATGGAAAAACACAACCGCAGATCCCATGCCCCTCAGGCAGGTGCGCTGCGCAGGCAGTCGGAAAGACTGTCTGGAGAACAGATGCCTGAGTCTGAAAATGCCGGGCAGCGGGAAGAATTGCCGCCAAGAAGAGCTTATCACAGCAGGCAGAAAACGAAAAAAAAGCACAGGCTTAAATATCCCGGGATACGTTTGCTGGTTTTGCTGTTCATTGTATTGCTGCTGCTGATTCCTTATTACACGAAGTTTATTGAACAGATTGAGGGGACTGAACAGATATTTTCCTATAAGGAAGATACTGATCAGCAATATGATTTCGCAAAATCAGGCCAGGAAGCAGCTGTTGCTGAAAAACAGGTATCGGCTGAAACGCCTGATCCCCCTGAAGAGTCTGATACAGCAGCACCAGATGGCAGAAATGGAAATGGGCCAGATCCGGCCAACGGAACCGGTGAGAAAGATGTACCTGTGCAAGCTGAAGACAGGGCTCCACATGAAAAAGAGCGGGATACACAGCCGGCTCCTGAAAACAGCCTGAAAGAAGATGAGCAATCATATAAAATTGTCTATCATAAGGTGAAACCGGAAGAAACGCTCTTCCGTATTTCGATGAACTACTACGGCAGCCGAGACGGGGAGGAATTAATCAGAAAATGGAACGGCCTTTCCGGAAATGACATAGATTCAGGGCAGGAATTGAAGATTCCGCTGCCGCGCTGA
- a CDS encoding CPBP family intramembrane glutamic endopeptidase, whose amino-acid sequence MKQAEIVKKLTPKELVFQVYVTQGLVLAAAAVIGFFLFDSLQEFTKLWSGDVQEVLVYGGIAGLAALLVDFFLMKTAPGEWYDDGGINEKIFANIPVAHIFFLTMLISFSEEILFRGVIQSNLGYYTASILFAVLHIRYLGKFLLFSVVTALSFFLGWLFMITGNLFVTVFAHFIIDFVMGAYIRFTYLKSMDE is encoded by the coding sequence ATGAAACAGGCAGAGATCGTTAAAAAATTGACACCAAAGGAATTGGTATTTCAGGTTTATGTCACCCAGGGGCTTGTCCTGGCTGCAGCGGCTGTCATCGGCTTTTTTCTGTTTGACTCCCTGCAGGAATTCACAAAACTGTGGAGCGGTGATGTACAGGAAGTTTTGGTGTACGGCGGAATTGCCGGACTCGCAGCGCTTTTAGTGGACTTTTTCCTCATGAAAACGGCACCCGGGGAATGGTATGATGACGGCGGCATCAATGAAAAGATTTTTGCGAATATACCTGTCGCCCATATCTTCTTCCTGACAATGCTAATATCATTCAGTGAAGAGATATTGTTCCGGGGGGTCATCCAATCAAATCTTGGATATTACACGGCAAGTATTTTGTTTGCAGTTCTCCATATCAGGTATCTGGGGAAATTTCTGCTTTTTTCAGTCGTGACAGCACTGAGTTTTTTTCTCGGATGGCTTTTTATGATCACGGGCAATCTGTTTGTGACTGTATTTGCTCATTTTATTATAGACTTTGTAATGGGGGCTTATATACGGTTTACCTATTTGAAAAGCATGGATGAATGA